A region from the Nocardioides coralli genome encodes:
- a CDS encoding RNA polymerase sigma-70 factor: MSATDDFVVHRNLLFTVAYEILGSASDAEDVLQESWLRWAEVDHAEVRDPRAYLVRVVTRQALNRLRTQSRRRETYVGPWLPEPLLTAPDVADDVALAEHVSIAMLRVLDTLAPVERAVFCLHEVFGFGYDEIAAAVDKSEAACRQIASRARRHVAARRPRVADGVDRGAVMERFMAACAGGDLQAFLDVLAPDVVLISDGGGRAAAALRPITGRDKVVRFITGLASQANDYAAVRLEPVPVNAQPGFEIFLDEQRATTVVARVDGAVISEIYFMRNPDKLARMDGVVALAH; this comes from the coding sequence GTGAGCGCGACCGACGACTTCGTCGTCCACCGCAACCTGCTCTTCACCGTCGCCTACGAGATCCTCGGCAGCGCCAGCGACGCCGAGGACGTGCTGCAGGAGAGCTGGCTGCGGTGGGCGGAGGTCGACCACGCCGAGGTCCGCGACCCGCGTGCCTACCTGGTCCGGGTCGTCACGCGGCAGGCGCTCAACCGGTTGCGGACGCAGTCCCGGCGACGCGAGACCTACGTGGGCCCGTGGCTGCCCGAGCCACTGCTGACCGCGCCCGACGTCGCCGACGACGTCGCCCTCGCCGAGCACGTCTCGATCGCGATGCTGCGCGTGCTCGACACCCTCGCTCCCGTGGAGCGGGCGGTCTTCTGCCTGCACGAGGTGTTCGGGTTCGGGTACGACGAGATCGCCGCCGCGGTCGACAAGAGCGAGGCCGCCTGCCGGCAGATCGCCAGTCGGGCCCGTCGCCACGTGGCGGCGAGGCGGCCGCGGGTCGCCGACGGCGTCGACCGGGGCGCGGTGATGGAGCGCTTCATGGCGGCCTGCGCCGGCGGTGACCTCCAGGCGTTCCTCGACGTGCTCGCGCCCGACGTGGTGCTCATCAGCGACGGCGGCGGCCGGGCGGCCGCGGCCCTGCGCCCCATCACGGGACGCGACAAGGTGGTGCGGTTCATCACCGGCCTGGCCTCGCAGGCCAACGACTACGCGGCGGTGCGGCTGGAGCCGGTCCCGGTCAACGCGCAGCCCGGCTTCGAGATCTTCCTCGACGAGCAGCGGGCAACGACCGTGGTGGCGCGCGTGGACGGCGCGGTCATCTCCGAGATCTACTTCATGCGCAACCCGGACAAGCTCGCCCGGATGGACGGCGTCGTCGCGCTGGCCCACTGA
- a CDS encoding C40 family peptidase, whose translation MRAAGVLLGLALSLAVPPAAVPLAHADEDTPPSRQQVREAREAADDAARDVASVQADLAAANSRLEESAVAAARATEAWNGARYRLGQARQAAAAAEDRAGIARSDVDRQQEAYAGALVASYEMAPALTAVSSMVQSDGIEAVVEQTTTMQATASALDTRYDGFRAAATLADVAVEQAEAARSEALALQVEARTARDEARAAADAAASEAAAIATRKSELIAELAELEDISVELAEQRQAALEQQALEEAAAAAQEQAQQQTQPATQQPSQQEPQEAQQPSQPAPPAPQPPASPPAPEPPAPASPPAPGGGVAAAVAFARAQIGEPYRWGAAGPDSWDCSGLTMGAWRAGGKALPHYSVAQYEQSTPISAGQLQAGDLVFWGSSGSPSSIYHVALYVGGGQIVHAPRTGRPVTQESMYYWTSPNFFARP comes from the coding sequence GTGCGCGCTGCCGGTGTCCTCCTCGGCCTCGCCCTGAGCCTGGCGGTCCCCCCGGCCGCCGTGCCCCTGGCGCACGCCGACGAGGACACACCCCCCAGCCGGCAGCAGGTGCGTGAGGCGCGCGAGGCGGCCGACGACGCGGCCCGCGACGTCGCCTCGGTGCAGGCGGACCTCGCCGCCGCCAACAGCCGACTCGAGGAGTCGGCCGTCGCGGCGGCCAGGGCGACGGAGGCGTGGAACGGTGCGCGATACCGGCTCGGCCAGGCGCGGCAGGCTGCCGCTGCGGCGGAGGACCGAGCCGGTATCGCGCGCTCCGACGTCGACCGGCAGCAGGAGGCGTACGCCGGCGCGCTGGTGGCGTCCTACGAGATGGCACCCGCGCTGACCGCCGTGTCGTCGATGGTGCAGTCCGACGGCATCGAGGCCGTCGTCGAGCAGACCACCACCATGCAGGCGACCGCCTCGGCGCTCGACACCCGCTACGACGGTTTCCGGGCGGCCGCCACGCTCGCCGACGTCGCCGTCGAGCAGGCCGAGGCCGCCCGCAGCGAGGCCCTGGCCCTGCAGGTCGAGGCCCGGACGGCCCGCGACGAGGCACGAGCCGCCGCCGACGCGGCCGCGAGCGAGGCCGCAGCCATCGCGACCCGCAAGTCCGAGCTGATCGCGGAGCTCGCCGAGCTCGAGGACATCAGTGTCGAGCTGGCCGAGCAACGGCAGGCGGCGCTGGAGCAGCAGGCCCTCGAGGAGGCCGCAGCCGCCGCCCAGGAACAGGCCCAGCAGCAGACCCAGCCGGCGACCCAGCAGCCCAGCCAGCAGGAGCCGCAGGAGGCCCAGCAGCCCAGCCAGCCCGCGCCGCCGGCCCCGCAGCCGCCAGCGAGCCCCCCGGCCCCGGAGCCGCCTGCACCGGCGTCCCCGCCCGCCCCCGGTGGCGGGGTCGCCGCGGCGGTCGCGTTCGCGCGGGCGCAGATCGGCGAGCCCTACCGCTGGGGTGCCGCCGGCCCCGACAGCTGGGACTGCTCGGGTCTCACCATGGGCGCCTGGCGCGCCGGCGGGAAGGCGCTGCCGCACTACTCGGTGGCGCAGTACGAGCAGTCGACCCCGATCTCGGCCGGACAGCTGCAGGCCGGTGACCTGGTCTTCTGGGGGTCCTCGGGCAGCCCGTCCTCGATCTACCACGTCGCGCTCTACGTGGGCGGTGGCCAGATCGTGCACGCGCCGCGCACCGGGCGGCCAGTCACCCAGGAGTCGATGTACTACTGGACCAGTCCCAACTTCTTCGCGCGACCCTGA
- a CDS encoding phosphatase PAP2 family protein, which yields MYRRAYSLLIAFAAVMGALAIITAIVLDKRLADPEGFLGPAWVRLPLLLTGAFAADIVPRVLWLSRGNPSRWRELAMDRIRSHWNRERMTLVVTGLVGFYITYVSYRNLKSFLPFVMGDKKYDYELYLVDRALFFGNDPGVVLQNLLGTGVTAHFLSLIYLWFLPLVPIAVTAWLIWSRNVTHGYWFVTSQCIAWSLGTLSYYLLPTLGPGFAFAWLYEPVIIDANTPTSALMDSLSQARVRVTLEGVEGAVQSTAGFASLHVAITLLVALMVQYTVRNRLVHWVFWANFAVTIVATIYFGWHYIADDIAGILIALLAFYLGGKASGQVFDRHGLSSHPTATTSAVPVEADR from the coding sequence GTGTATCGCCGCGCCTACTCGCTCCTCATCGCCTTCGCCGCGGTCATGGGCGCGCTCGCGATCATCACGGCCATCGTCCTCGACAAGCGGCTGGCCGACCCCGAGGGGTTCCTCGGGCCGGCCTGGGTGCGGCTGCCGCTGCTGCTGACGGGGGCCTTCGCCGCCGACATCGTGCCCCGGGTCCTGTGGCTGTCGCGGGGCAACCCGTCGCGCTGGCGCGAGCTCGCCATGGACCGGATCCGCAGCCACTGGAACCGCGAGCGGATGACGCTGGTCGTGACGGGTCTGGTCGGCTTCTACATCACCTACGTCAGCTACCGGAACCTCAAGTCGTTCCTGCCCTTCGTCATGGGCGACAAGAAGTACGACTACGAGCTCTACCTCGTCGACCGGGCGCTGTTCTTCGGCAACGACCCCGGGGTCGTGCTCCAGAACCTGCTCGGCACCGGCGTCACGGCGCACTTCCTGTCGCTGATCTACCTGTGGTTCCTGCCGCTGGTCCCCATCGCCGTGACCGCCTGGCTGATCTGGTCGCGCAACGTCACCCACGGCTACTGGTTCGTCACGTCGCAGTGCATCGCCTGGAGCCTCGGCACCCTCTCCTACTACCTGCTGCCGACCCTGGGTCCCGGCTTCGCCTTCGCCTGGCTCTATGAGCCGGTCATCATCGACGCCAACACGCCCACGTCCGCGCTGATGGACTCGCTCTCCCAGGCCCGGGTCCGGGTCACCCTGGAGGGTGTGGAGGGCGCGGTGCAGTCCACCGCCGGGTTCGCCAGCCTCCACGTCGCCATCACGCTGCTGGTCGCACTGATGGTCCAGTACACCGTCCGCAACCGGCTCGTGCACTGGGTGTTCTGGGCGAACTTCGCCGTCACGATCGTGGCGACCATCTACTTCGGGTGGCACTACATCGCCGACGACATCGCCGGCATCCTGATCGCCCTGCTCGCCTTCTACCTCGGAGGCAAGGCCAGCGGGCAGGTCTTCGACCGCCACGGCCTCAGCTCGCACCCCACCGCCACGACGTCGGCGGTGCCGGTCGAGGCCGACCGCTGA
- a CDS encoding acyl-CoA dehydrogenase, which yields MATDTAAPATGESSGYEQPTIDVPALRRLLDGRHTAIRELVRTNLAEYADVLVDAETMTTEEYRDRVRDIVVTMASTGQTGMGFPEEYGGGGDIGASVAAFETLAFGDLSVLVKVGVQFGLFGGAILQLGTQTHHDAYLRDVITGRLMGCFAMTETGHGSNVQALRTTATYDPATEEFVVDTPDDAARKDYIGNAARHADTAVVFAQLHVGEESEGVHAFVVPLRDGGQLLPGVRIEDCGLKMGLNGVDNGRIWFDGVRIPRTNLLNQFADVTPEGRYESPIENPNRRFFTMLGTLVQGRVCVGGAGINAAKVALAVAVRYGVTRRQFNATSEETEELLLDYGMHQRRLFPLLARTYALHFAQEVVAEDLHEVFSTTTAPELGDNEHRRRELESRAAGTKALGTWHATRTIQECREACGGAGYLSANRFAALKADTDVFTTFEGDNHVLLQLVAKGLLTDYASEFEDIDQFGMVRFVAGLAVDTVIEKTNVHKLIERIRDVLPGGDEWDQQAGLLDPNYHRMMLRYREEHMLAGVARRLKRGIDNGMNAGEVFSRVQDHVIRAANAHVERLVLDAFVDRTAALEDGDVKVALNLLADLFALTTIEADAAWFMEHGRLTSQRSKAISREVNDLCRKVRPLAVDLVDAFGVPPEMLRSEGMLSGLS from the coding sequence ATGGCCACCGACACCGCCGCCCCGGCCACCGGGGAGTCCTCGGGCTACGAGCAACCCACCATCGACGTCCCCGCGCTGCGGCGCCTCCTCGACGGGCGCCACACCGCGATCCGCGAGCTGGTGCGCACCAACCTCGCCGAGTACGCCGACGTGCTGGTCGACGCGGAGACCATGACGACCGAGGAGTACCGCGACCGGGTGCGCGACATCGTCGTCACGATGGCGAGCACCGGTCAGACCGGCATGGGGTTCCCCGAGGAGTACGGCGGCGGTGGCGACATCGGCGCGTCGGTCGCCGCGTTCGAGACACTTGCCTTCGGGGACCTGTCGGTGCTGGTCAAGGTCGGGGTCCAGTTCGGGCTCTTCGGCGGGGCGATCCTGCAGCTCGGCACCCAAACCCACCACGACGCCTACCTGCGTGACGTGATCACGGGGCGGCTGATGGGCTGCTTCGCCATGACCGAGACCGGGCACGGCTCCAACGTGCAGGCGCTGCGGACGACGGCGACCTACGACCCGGCCACGGAGGAGTTCGTCGTCGACACGCCCGACGACGCCGCCCGCAAGGACTACATCGGCAATGCGGCCCGGCACGCCGACACCGCGGTGGTCTTCGCCCAGCTCCACGTCGGCGAGGAGTCCGAGGGGGTGCACGCGTTCGTCGTCCCCCTGCGCGACGGCGGACAGCTGCTCCCCGGCGTACGCATCGAGGATTGCGGCCTCAAGATGGGGCTCAACGGCGTCGACAACGGCCGGATCTGGTTCGACGGCGTGCGCATCCCCCGGACCAACCTGCTCAACCAGTTCGCCGACGTGACGCCCGAGGGCCGCTACGAGAGCCCGATCGAGAACCCCAACCGCCGCTTCTTCACCATGCTCGGCACCCTGGTCCAGGGCCGGGTGTGCGTCGGCGGAGCCGGCATCAACGCCGCCAAGGTGGCGCTCGCGGTCGCCGTCCGGTACGGCGTCACCCGCCGCCAGTTCAACGCCACCTCGGAGGAGACCGAGGAGCTGCTGCTCGACTACGGCATGCACCAGCGGCGGCTGTTCCCGCTGCTCGCGCGCACCTACGCCCTCCACTTCGCCCAGGAGGTGGTCGCCGAGGACCTGCACGAGGTGTTCTCCACCACGACCGCGCCCGAGCTCGGCGACAACGAGCACCGGCGCCGCGAGCTCGAGTCCCGCGCGGCGGGGACCAAGGCCCTGGGGACCTGGCACGCCACCCGCACCATCCAGGAGTGCCGCGAGGCCTGCGGGGGCGCGGGCTACCTCTCGGCCAACCGGTTCGCCGCCCTCAAGGCCGACACCGACGTCTTCACGACGTTCGAGGGTGACAACCACGTGCTGCTGCAGCTGGTCGCCAAGGGCTTGCTCACCGACTACGCCAGCGAGTTCGAGGACATCGACCAGTTCGGCATGGTCCGGTTCGTGGCGGGCCTCGCCGTCGACACGGTCATCGAGAAGACCAACGTGCACAAGCTGATCGAGCGGATCCGTGACGTCCTGCCCGGTGGCGACGAGTGGGACCAGCAGGCCGGGCTGCTCGACCCCAACTACCACCGGATGATGCTGCGCTACCGCGAGGAGCACATGCTGGCGGGGGTGGCGCGACGCCTCAAGCGTGGCATCGACAACGGCATGAACGCCGGCGAGGTCTTCTCCCGGGTGCAGGACCACGTGATCCGGGCGGCGAACGCCCACGTCGAGCGGCTCGTGCTCGACGCCTTCGTCGACCGGACGGCTGCCCTGGAGGACGGCGACGTGAAGGTGGCGCTGAACCTCCTCGCGGACCTGTTCGCGCTCACCACCATCGAGGCC
- a CDS encoding ABC transporter permease, with protein sequence MTRRLLGLTALALVPLLVLTAFFVVPVSGMVARGFWPEGSFDPGGVLEVLTRSRTLRVLGFTLWSAAAGTAGSVLLGLPAAYALHRTAFPLRRFLRAALLVPFVLPTVVVGVAFRQLLGEGGPLGGLGLDGTPAAIVLGLVFFNVAVVIRVVGSAWEALDRRAEQAAATLGATPVHVFRTVTLPRLRPAIVSAASVVFLFCATAFGIVLTLGGTRYATVETEIYLLTVQLFDLPGAAALSVLQLAVVVGLLLAARRARTTVPVVRSPSTPRRLRRSDLLPAVVTVLLLGYVALPVAALVLGSLRVDDTWSLANYRALATTGDRQALPVPVTEALLNSLRTAVDATWLALLVGVLVAVVATRRSRSRAERRVRGLLDGLFMLPLGVSAVTLGFGLLITLDSPPLDLRDHPLLVPLAQALVALPLVVRVLVPVLAGVDDRQRQAAASLGAGPLRTLATVDLPVLWKPLLAGAGFAFAVSLGEFGATSFLAREEFPTMPIVIFRLLGHPGAMNYGMALAASVVLAAATAAVMLAVDRLRVSSVGAF encoded by the coding sequence GTGACCCGGCGGCTGCTCGGCCTGACGGCGCTCGCGCTGGTCCCGCTGCTGGTGCTGACCGCGTTCTTCGTGGTGCCCGTCAGCGGCATGGTCGCCCGGGGGTTCTGGCCCGAGGGCAGCTTCGACCCGGGCGGGGTGCTCGAGGTGCTGACCCGTTCCCGCACCCTGCGGGTCCTGGGGTTCACGCTCTGGTCGGCCGCGGCGGGCACGGCGGGGTCGGTGCTGCTCGGACTGCCGGCGGCGTACGCCCTGCACCGCACCGCCTTCCCGCTCCGGCGCTTCCTCCGGGCCGCGCTGCTGGTGCCGTTCGTGCTGCCGACCGTGGTGGTCGGTGTCGCGTTCCGGCAGCTGCTGGGGGAGGGCGGCCCCCTGGGTGGGCTGGGGCTCGACGGCACCCCGGCGGCCATCGTGCTCGGCCTGGTCTTCTTCAACGTGGCGGTCGTGATCCGGGTGGTCGGCTCGGCCTGGGAGGCGCTCGACCGTCGGGCCGAGCAGGCCGCCGCCACGCTCGGTGCCACCCCCGTGCACGTGTTCCGGACCGTCACCCTGCCGCGGTTGCGCCCGGCGATCGTCTCGGCGGCCAGCGTGGTGTTCCTCTTCTGCGCGACCGCGTTCGGCATCGTGCTCACCCTCGGCGGCACCCGCTACGCGACCGTCGAGACGGAGATCTACCTGCTCACGGTCCAGCTCTTCGACCTCCCGGGCGCGGCGGCGCTGTCCGTGCTGCAGCTCGCGGTCGTGGTCGGGCTGCTGCTCGCCGCCCGTCGGGCCCGGACCACGGTCCCGGTGGTCCGCTCGCCGTCGACGCCGCGGCGGCTGCGACGCAGCGACCTGTTGCCGGCGGTTGTCACCGTCCTGCTGCTGGGGTACGTCGCCCTCCCGGTCGCCGCTCTCGTGCTCGGGTCGCTGCGCGTGGACGACACCTGGAGCCTCGCCAACTACCGGGCGCTGGCGACCACGGGCGACCGGCAGGCGCTCCCGGTCCCGGTGACCGAGGCGCTGCTCAACTCACTCCGGACGGCCGTGGACGCCACGTGGCTGGCCCTCCTGGTCGGCGTGCTCGTGGCGGTGGTCGCCACCCGGCGCTCGCGGTCACGCGCCGAGCGCCGCGTCCGTGGCCTGCTCGACGGGCTCTTCATGCTGCCGCTGGGGGTCTCCGCCGTGACGCTGGGCTTCGGCCTCCTCATCACCCTCGACAGCCCGCCGCTGGACCTGCGCGACCACCCGCTCCTGGTGCCGTTGGCGCAGGCGCTGGTGGCCCTGCCCCTGGTCGTCCGGGTGCTGGTCCCCGTCCTGGCCGGCGTCGACGACCGGCAGCGGCAGGCCGCCGCGTCGTTGGGCGCGGGGCCGCTTCGGACGCTGGCGACGGTCGACCTGCCGGTGCTCTGGAAGCCGCTGCTGGCCGGGGCTGGGTTCGCCTTCGCGGTCTCGCTGGGTGAGTTCGGGGCGACGTCCTTCCTGGCGCGCGAGGAGTTCCCGACGATGCCGATCGTGATCTTCCGGCTGCTGGGCCACCCGGGGGCCATGAACTACGGCATGGCGCTGGCGGCCTCGGTGGTGCTCGCCGCCGCCACGGCTGCGGTCATGCTGGCCGTCGATCGGCTCCGCGTCTCCTCCGTGGGAGCCTTCTGA
- a CDS encoding thiamine ABC transporter substrate-binding protein, protein MRPILPVLLAASLTAGCSLVGGSSDEAASDRPDGPTPDEVVLVTHESFSLPKPLVRQFERESGFDLEIRPAGDAGALTTKLALTSDNPTGDVAFGVDNTFASRALDEGVFADLDVDLPEGAGDFVVPADGGERMAPVDHGHVCVNVDVTWFEERGLTPPTSLDDLTDPAYEGLFVTPSALSSSPGLAFLMTTVAAYGEAWPDYWRELLGNGTKVVDGWSDAYYTDFTQGGGDGSRPVVLSYDSSPAFTVPKGTDTSTTRALLDTCFRQVEYAGVLAGADNPEGGRALVEFLLGEDVQAALPESMYVFPVRDGVDLPPAWAEHAEQPEDPFTLDPAEIAAEREGWLEQWRDLATG, encoded by the coding sequence GTGCGACCCATCCTTCCCGTCCTCCTCGCCGCGAGCCTGACCGCCGGCTGCAGCCTGGTCGGAGGCTCCAGCGACGAGGCCGCGAGCGACCGCCCCGACGGGCCCACCCCCGACGAGGTCGTCCTCGTCACCCACGAGTCCTTCTCGCTGCCCAAGCCGCTGGTGCGGCAGTTCGAGCGCGAGTCCGGCTTCGACCTCGAGATCCGTCCCGCCGGCGACGCCGGCGCCCTGACCACCAAGCTCGCCCTCACCAGCGACAACCCCACCGGCGACGTGGCCTTCGGTGTCGACAACACCTTCGCGTCGCGGGCGCTCGACGAGGGGGTGTTCGCGGACCTCGACGTCGACCTGCCCGAGGGTGCCGGCGACTTCGTGGTGCCCGCCGACGGCGGCGAGCGGATGGCCCCGGTCGACCACGGCCACGTCTGCGTCAACGTCGACGTGACATGGTTCGAGGAGCGGGGCCTGACGCCACCCACGTCGCTGGATGACCTCACCGACCCGGCCTACGAGGGTCTCTTCGTCACCCCCTCCGCGCTCTCGAGCTCGCCGGGTCTGGCGTTCCTGATGACGACGGTCGCGGCCTACGGTGAGGCCTGGCCGGACTACTGGCGCGAGCTGCTGGGCAACGGCACCAAGGTCGTCGACGGCTGGAGCGACGCCTACTACACCGACTTCACCCAGGGCGGCGGCGACGGCTCCCGCCCGGTGGTGCTGTCCTACGACTCCTCGCCGGCCTTCACGGTGCCCAAGGGCACCGACACCTCCACCACGCGCGCGCTGCTCGACACCTGCTTCCGCCAGGTGGAGTACGCCGGGGTGCTGGCCGGGGCCGACAACCCCGAGGGTGGCCGGGCGCTGGTGGAGTTCCTGCTCGGCGAGGACGTGCAGGCCGCCCTGCCGGAGTCGATGTACGTCTTCCCGGTCCGCGACGGTGTCGACCTGCCGCCGGCCTGGGCCGAGCACGCCGAGCAGCCGGAGGACCCCTTCACCCTGGACCCGGCCGAGATCGCCGCCGAGCGCGAGGGCTGGCTCGAGCAGTGGCGCGATCTCGCCACCGGCTGA
- a CDS encoding ABC transporter ATP-binding protein produces MLGVRDLSVDLDGTRAVVEASLDVPDGEVLAVLGPSGCGKSTLLRALAGLETPRTGRITWDDRDVTGTPTHKRGFVLMFQDGQLFDHYTVARNVGYALRLRRAGRVEERVTELLELVGLPGYAERMPGTLSGGERQRVALARSLAVEPRLLLLDEPLSALDAGLRQRLAGDLRGILREAGTTALLVTHDHDEAFAVADRLAVMRAGRIVQQGAIEEVWRAPADTDTALFLGYAAVLDGEPAAIVRREAGLPAGGAVALRRSALAVDESGTIPGRVVSSRLTPEQVRLRVDVPGLGELDAVARLDAHPATGEEVALRVDRTRLAPVGGP; encoded by the coding sequence GTGCTGGGCGTCCGCGATCTCTCCGTCGACCTCGACGGCACGCGCGCGGTGGTCGAGGCGTCCCTCGACGTGCCCGACGGCGAGGTCCTCGCCGTCCTCGGGCCCTCGGGCTGCGGCAAGTCCACGCTGCTGCGCGCGCTCGCGGGCCTGGAGACCCCGCGCACCGGCCGCATCACCTGGGACGACCGGGACGTGACCGGCACACCCACCCACAAGCGCGGCTTCGTCCTGATGTTCCAGGACGGCCAGCTCTTCGACCACTACACGGTCGCGCGCAACGTCGGCTACGCCCTCCGGTTGCGTCGCGCCGGCCGGGTCGAGGAACGCGTCACCGAGCTCCTGGAGCTCGTCGGGCTGCCGGGGTACGCCGAGCGGATGCCCGGCACGCTGTCCGGGGGCGAGCGGCAGCGGGTGGCGCTCGCTCGGTCACTCGCGGTGGAGCCGCGGCTGCTCCTCCTCGACGAGCCGCTCTCCGCCCTCGACGCGGGGCTGCGGCAACGCCTGGCGGGCGACCTGCGGGGCATCCTGCGGGAGGCGGGAACCACCGCGCTGCTGGTGACCCACGACCACGACGAGGCCTTCGCGGTCGCCGACCGGCTGGCGGTGATGCGGGCGGGCCGGATCGTGCAGCAGGGCGCGATCGAGGAGGTGTGGCGGGCCCCCGCGGACACCGACACCGCGCTCTTCCTCGGCTACGCCGCGGTGCTCGACGGCGAGCCGGCGGCGATCGTCCGGCGCGAGGCAGGCCTGCCCGCGGGTGGGGCGGTGGCGCTGCGTCGCTCGGCCCTGGCCGTCGACGAGTCCGGCACCATCCCCGGTCGGGTGGTCTCCTCCCGGCTGACCCCGGAGCAGGTCCGGCTCCGCGTCGACGTACCCGGCCTCGGCGAGCTGGACGCCGTCGCCCGGCTCGACGCGCACCCTGCCACCGGCGAGGAGGTGGCGCTGCGGGTCGACCGCACCCGGTTGGCCCCCGTGGGCGGTCCCTAG